Within Haematobia irritans isolate KBUSLIRL chromosome 2, ASM5000362v1, whole genome shotgun sequence, the genomic segment ccaccgctgagaaactttttggtgttcggtcgaagcaggaatcgaacctacgacattgcgtatgcaaggcgggcaattgcaccacggtggctcccgtggtgcaatTGGTCGACTTATTCGGCGgcagcgtcgactggcaaaacatGGCGGAACTAAAATCAGAGGCGCGTCTCGTTCATACTACATTTTGTACGAATAAGAGCATTGTGTGAACGGCTCGCATAAGCTGTGATCCAAATCGGACTGAAATGTCACATATTCATTCTTGACATTACTACACAATATATCAACTGTGTGATTCTACCAGACGATGGCAGGAGCACTTGTGCgagtaaatattttacaaaaatcgcAAATTGGtaagaatttctataaaatgtccATCAGTTGTGACATAATCTGGAAAAGACTTTTTTGGCATAATGTTCCCTTTGTATTATTTGCGAATGGGGATGTCTTAGACCTTAATGAAGCCTTTTGAAGTCCGTCATaattatgtaatttttttccTCTCGCAACAACAACGATatcgaaaagaatattttccgtcttaatttcacatgaaTGCAATTATAAATTTACGTATTATGTTGTGATTCATATTTTATGTAATATATCGTTCTTTTCAGCGCTCGCTGTTCCGGCAGCTGTGCAAAAGCGTTTGCAGGGAACTCAAGCGCCCCCACCCGGAACACCACCAccacaaacaaaaaccaaatttggcccttTGGCCGATCAGGACCGAATTTTTACTAATCTGTATGGACGCCACGATTGGCGATTAAAGGGAGCTTTGAAACGGGGTGATTGGTATAAGACCAAAGAAATCGTCCTAAAGGGTTCGGAATGGATTATTAATGAAATCAAAACGTCTGGACTTCGTGGACGTGGTGGTGCCGGTTTCCCTAGTGGTATGAAATGGTCTTTCATGAGCAAGCCATCAGACGGTCGTCCCAAATACTTGGTTGTCAATGCCGATGAAGGTGAGTTATTATACATATAGAAGTTAATTATAGgttattgtaaacattttttataggtgaACCTGGTACTTGTAAAGATCGTGAAATTATGCGCCACGATCCCCATAAACTAGTTGAAGGTTGCTTGATTGCTGGACGAGCTATGGGTGCCCAAGCTGCATACATTTACATTCGCGGCGAATTTTACAATGAGGCCTCTAACATGCAACTAGCTATCGCAGAAGCATACCAAGCCGGACTAATAGGCAAAAATGCGTGTGGCTCTGGCTAtgattttgatgttttcatGCACCGTGGTGCTGGCGCCTATATTTGTGGCGAGGAAACAGCTTTAATCGAATCTTTGGAAGGCAAACAAGGTAAACCTCGCCTAAAGCCTCCATTCCCTGCTGATGTTGGTGTTTTTGGCTGCCCAACAACTGTAACTAATGTTGAAACTGTGGCTGTAGCGCCTACAATTTGTCGTCGTGGAGGTACTTGGTTTGCCAGTTTTGGTCGCACCCGTAATTCGGGCACCAAACTCTTCAACATTTCTGGCCATGTTAATAGGCCCTGCACTGTAGAAGAGGAAATGTCTATTCCATTGAAGGAGCTTATTGAACGTCATTGTGGTGGCGTTATCGGAGGTTGGGACAATTTGTTGGGTGTTATCCCTGGAGGATCATCAACTCCAATCATCCTCAAAGATGTCTGCACCGACGCCATCATGGATTTCGATGGTTTAATTGCCGCCCAAACGTCTTTGGGCACAGCTGCTGTCATTGTAATGAACAAATCAACAGATGTAATAAAAGCCATCTCTAGGTTGATTGACTTCTACAAGCACGAGAGTTGCGGCCAATGTACACCTTGCCGCGAAGGTATTGGCTGGATGAAGAAAATTATGGATAGGTAAGTTTGAACATGTTATATTTTGTATGCTCAAATGTGGCTCAGCTCCTGCTACGCGGAATGAGATAAAGAAATGAAAGCCAAAAGTACACATGACGGTTTTGCTGttgaaaatgtagaaaaagtggcatacatatatgtatagaaTATATTATAGGAGGAATGTGCTGAAAAATATAGGAGTAAGAACAGAAAGAATAGAAATTGCAGCGGAGGTCCTGAGGAACTCTTATAGTAGTGAGCACAACGCACACCCTATGAAATGGTGAAAAACCGACGTAGTTATTATTGTATTGAAAAATATGGAAGCAATACTGCAAAATAAGAGTATGGAAGTTCGTTCCAATCAGTTATTAGATATTACACATACATCTGCTCCAACAGATTTAGGTCTTTTTTTACGTTCCATGGATatcgaattttattttggaattgtACCATGTAACCAGGCAGATTACGTGCTTTTCAGAGCCGGCAACAAACGACAGTGCTAAGGCCTAGTAAGCCAAAATATGCTATTGACGAAGAGCGCAATCCCAAGACTAAAcaaatgcgaaacattttttccttcagactTTGACTTTACTCAGCAGAAATAATGTAATTTCTGTTATCATAAACTATAGGATGCTATTTTTCTCACCAACATTACCACAATGACCAATTTAGAACCATACACATAATTAGAACCAAAACGAACACTCCAAAATGATTTCTAATTCTAAAGGACTTACTTTCACAGTAATCGCGTTTGTAGTAGTTCAAAACATAACTTTTAAATTTGCCAAACGGGAAAGacggaaaaacaaattttaaccgaagataaattggttcaacttaaaaaaaaaatattcatataatctcatgtgtagataattttatttatgcataggtatgtatgtatacaatattaaattgagccgacgggctttttgggcagcaaataaatcaaggacttcttcagtcggcacatttattcggcgatgaaccgacattaatgccaatccattgagtcaactctcgctagtcgaatttctaagatacgtctttaatctcttcattgttgaaaatgaaagttcggatgagtacgtagtaactgcagggatggaaaatgcagtactataatacttttttcaatattttttcaccccggtcagtaacgtagtacccccgcgaatgatttagtaccttttgtgtagacatttttgagtcgatatcagatttatggtacaatatctttgacaaaatattttaatattttgagaaagtctttatcaaccttatttgctaatagtcttttacaaatatggcaaaacagacaggtTCATGTGGGaaaaaaatctcgattttgtaaaagacatagtcaaaaacaggattttattgatcttcaagaatgttttagtcgaaaaaagaatgcgattctatattatcgattttttatttcggtagaaaatgttgtcaaaattttctttcaattgaaaattttgtaaaaattttatttctataggaaatttttacaaaatgttatttctatagaaaaaatgttgcaacattttttttctacagaatttttttagcaaaattttatttctatagaaaatttttgcaaaattttatttatgtagaaaattttgtcaaaattttattttctttaaaatttagtctcttgacaataattttccagtgaaatttttgtaaaaagtacctttccgctcaaaaaatacctttcttgtactttcttaaaaattgtattttccatccctgagtaactggcaaattgaccaaaatttttaaaagaatatgcacgtttggaaatatctctttattgcactctccaagtgcttccatcgctgaattaggcaggttcttttcgctggttttgcgccatttcatttacacatatgtgtgtttggctatttcgttgttgttgctatggctaaacaaagcgagtcatgttcacaaaaagaacaacaaacaaataaaaagcagaaagacattttccaaaaatgaaatttgtggtgcgagaacaaaaacaatttgttttttcggccgtcgtttgacggacttttcaactagtattctatgatttgtgcaagttttataggtaagcgtttttcaaaataaaacctccagcttttcttcaacattttcgataagatttttctatgcagctaaaaatatatatttatttatataaaaatattcattcatttcgggggggggtggAGGTTTTatccccctcaccccccccccccccccccaagggAATACGGCCTTGCTACCAGGAACCTGACAACATTTACGAACTACCTGGCCCACCAAGGGATATTAGGAACTCGGTAAATCCATTTTAGAACATATAACACGCTTATGCTTGTCGTACAAATACCAACTCCACACTCactactaacaaaaaaaaagtaagctCCACTAATAGTTAATAAAAGCCTGATGAAAATCATGATGACACCAGTCACATTAAAAGATGTTTTAAGCTTATGATATATCTGAGTGTCTTCAGATCTTTACGCATAAATGTAGATACATATGTAACAAATatgaattgatttttgttttcttttagattTGTGACCGGTAATGCTGATCCTTCTGAAATTGACATGTTATGGGAAATATCCAAACAAATTGAAGGACATACTATTTGTGCTTTGGGTGATGGCGCTGCATGGCCTGTTCAAGGTTTAATTCGTCACTTTAGACCTGAGATCGAGGCTAGAATGAAGCAGTATGCTGCTAGAGCATCCAACTAAACAATGGGGCGacatttagaaattttgtttattattatgaaaCGTTAGAACGAGTATgatataatattaaataaataaaaaaagtcatTAATATGAGAAGCGAGTGAAGATagagagaaataaaaaaagcaaactACTCTGTAAGTTTGTTATTACAAATATCAAATTGAGTTTTTCgccttttttggttttgttttaaaatatatgttttattaatccaattttaatgtttttatatgTTGTATAACAGCATTTATTTCATCGTCTGAGATGGTATGTTTAGGTGGGAATGTACATATTTTTAAAGGTCCGTCAACTTGATGGTTTGAATTGTATTCCATACATTTGGCGGCAACAAATTTGTATctgttttgaaaaagaaaaaaaatatgttaattgttcaaattcaaatatatttagTAACTTTACTCCTGTAAAACTGATATTGAATGGTTACTAAAACTTAAACAATCCCTTATACTAGTTGGTGTTGTTGGCGAGTCAgactcggtttacgttgtttcgatttacgtcgtaaaattgtttgttccatcaaacttcgatttacgtcgccattcgatttacgtcgtcgatttttttgcccactttatcagaaacgccttccataggtaaaataagtatcaacgatgatgacatcgaaaaattttttttctaaaattcttaccgaaattactgaattacctttatttttgaagttttttattatgtatacAACATACATAAAacataaatggacttaggagtaagtatgagcaatttttaattcggtttatgtcgtttcgattaacgtcgtcaaattccggaaccaaacacgacgtaaatcgagggattactgtagtcGTTTTTGACCAAcgtaaaatgtaaatttgatcgaTTCTACccttatagaaaaaagtttattttgtgaaataattGGAATTTGCAAATTTGTTGGATATTCAACAAGGTACCCAAAAGATTTTGGAGAACCTAAATATAATTTCTGTTTTTTCGATACTCTATTATTCTTAAAGGCTACCGAAAGTGATCACCAAACATTTCGATTCCTTTTATGACTTAAGAAAGAATCAGAATCAGCAAGAATTTTCTTAATATAGATTGGTATTaatgttttgcaaaaactcTAAGATTAGCATTTCATAGGTTCATTCATACATATTTATTGAGGATGCTCTCCGAGTCGGTGTAACAAACTGACACATTCTGGTATAAAGCATTTATAACGCTTAAAGTCTATTTTGGTTAAAGATAGATACTATTTTAAGTTTCGCTGCTGCTTCTTTGATTAAATTAATGTTATAAAGCAAAATGTTACATAATTAATACGTTGGAACTTTTCCATCCAATATTTTACATacattgtaattgtaattttgCTATGTTAAAGTTTCGGTTAATATTTAACTGATAttagttcaattttttcttGTATTTTGCAAACGGTTTTTATATGTTATATAAtataagaaatacaattaaaaaagtgtCAACCGAGACATGATCCCAAGGCGCTTAAACAGAGAAACTATTGACCGTTTAGTTGTATGAAATAAAAGATGTTTTTACCTTTTTGCTGCGTCCACTGCAAAAAATAAGCCACAAAATGTGAGCAAAGTTAATACGAATGATAAAGGAAATTTCATTCTCCAGCTGTATTTTTTTTGTGCTATTAGTAATAAGTCGGGATAACTTCCAGATGTGATTTCCGTATATAGGTCACACTTGATCAGTGAAAGAGTTACTAATGAAAGTTTAGCAAAGATTATTAATGTTACGAAAACGCTAAGATAGGTACATACTGACCGTAACACGCTTCgattaaatatgaattttaatttatgttaatagtttttattattagtttattgATTCAAACAGAGGGAGGAAtctcaaaacataaaaaataagcCACATAgttgtacactcatagaaaaaatcgacaaaaacaAGCTGTCGGTGTCTGttggtatatttttgtacttcgtgGTTTGAGGAACATCAATTCGTAAAATGTTTCGGTTTTAAAATATCGCTCAAAGCCTTTTCAAGAACCAGACATAGAGTTTTTATATACTCCTGCACTttaaaatccttaaaaactCCTAATTGCGATCGACAGGTATTCTTTTGTGCTTTAACTTgagaaatattcagattttttgagaaaatacaagaaatattcttaaattattacatttttatgtTACGATAGCCCCtagcttatttttttttcagccaAACTAAAACATGCTATCGTGTTTAAAAAATACTAAACCATGTTTGCTATTTTAACAAACAGTCTGCTGTGACTACTAACAAATTTGGTTCAgtgtatatacatatgtatgtacagGTTTGAAAAAACTCCATCAACGCCCTAGTATAGAACTTTTGTTTTACTAAATTATGCATCCCTATTTGTTGGTCATTATGGTAGACAAACTGTCTTTGTGAGATATCCCACTgctcatagattttttttttaattatttaaactaTTATTGTTTTCATATGaatacgttcacaaaaaatgaaTATGCTAATGGGTATTTATTAATAATCCATGTATAGTAAGCTCTATTCATATAAGAATGTTATAAAGTGGTTAGTGATTTTATGAAGAATTATAATTAAACTTTGATATTCACAAAAcatctaaaaatttaaatacttaataccatatcaaataaaacactaaaaaaataagCCATACTAAGTCTCATCATTTGCTAATCTCAGAATTGAATGGAACAGTGAACTCACGGAACAGTGAACAAGCGCAAACACtcatacactcttagaaaaaaagtctgctaaaaacagcagtcgatgtatgctgttacatttttgtacttcagggcgtaatgaacaacaatttataaaatttttaggttataaaattttctccaaagcaTAGcacgaaatgtttgctatttcagcaaacagtgactgctgtccctttttcagcagactttctgctgttttagcagaaacaacaacaaatttctttgggtgtagaaaaAAGTCTGAAAAAACAGTCGCAAACGTTGCTTTGTCGGgtatattttctattaaagaaATACTTTATAATTAATCGGAATTTCTTCACCAATTCAGTCATGTTCTTATTTTCGATCAAGGCAGATTTAGTTAGGTAgttttagtattacaaaaacaaaaatgtcagtcgacatattgaaactttgattgtcagtcaaattgaattaaatttctcaCTTGTTGAACAATATGTTCAACaagttggaaatttaaaatagagaaaatctggaaatgatCGATGTATGCTTCGAAATATGATACGGTCTAcaagaataattgaagtaattctTACCATCAATTATGAGGATAATTTAGGGCTTGTTCGAaaccgaaactttttactagcattggtaTAAATTTGACGTAAATCGAGGTGAGTATAATTTCCCTAGCCCAGGGAGCTAGTAAGAAATTTtacatttgttgaaaattcttgaaatatGTACACCAAATTAGCAATTGTTTTTCACCATAGTAAATTGACATCTcaccatagtaaaaagtttcggttTCGAACAGGCCCTTATTTCGATACAtttctgtcataaatttaaagcaaattgaaaattcaaaatttttggtataaaataattttattttggatttttatttttatttgtcacaattgtctattaaacattggcgtagctagcaacattttcgtagggggtaaaaactacgatgtgtgctcattgtgaagatacctcaaaaagagaaaaaaaaattcttatagatgggaagaaaccataatatttaattcaatgataTATAATCATGATTTGATAGGGGGATTTGGTAGGGGGAGATGAAAAACCCATAAAACCCCTTTAGCTACGCCTATGCCATTAAGCAGATACCGACAATCATAGTTCtgttcaaatgaaaaaattgtaatcatctgATAGGTTGAAACTACCTTCCTAAATATACCTTGTTTTCGATTCTATTCCGAAtccaacaaaataataaaatccacTCTTATCCAAATCCAAATTTCCTGTGCTTAAATTAGAGTGGTTTTGAGTTTCTTTTTGGAATCAGTTGTGTTTTCTTCTTcagaatatttattaaaaacgtcGTCCGGAATTTTATTATCTATTTTGGTGTTAAAGAAACGCAAATTTCAACCTTCCTGTTTTAGGAGACGTTGCCTTAGGAATTCTTCATATCCCATGGACATTCCATGTGCTGCGTAAGTCTATATATAGAGgaaatattttactatattcCTTATATCGCCTTAACAAGGACTCATTCCTGTCAGGCGAGAGGTAGCCCCGCGCATAaaaaataacactagtttacaaaataaaatcaaagttaaat encodes:
- the ND-51 gene encoding NADH dehydrogenase (ubiquinone) 51 kDa subunit, which produces MAGALVRVNILQKSQIALAVPAAVQKRLQGTQAPPPGTPPPQTKTKFGPLADQDRIFTNLYGRHDWRLKGALKRGDWYKTKEIVLKGSEWIINEIKTSGLRGRGGAGFPSGMKWSFMSKPSDGRPKYLVVNADEGEPGTCKDREIMRHDPHKLVEGCLIAGRAMGAQAAYIYIRGEFYNEASNMQLAIAEAYQAGLIGKNACGSGYDFDVFMHRGAGAYICGEETALIESLEGKQGKPRLKPPFPADVGVFGCPTTVTNVETVAVAPTICRRGGTWFASFGRTRNSGTKLFNISGHVNRPCTVEEEMSIPLKELIERHCGGVIGGWDNLLGVIPGGSSTPIILKDVCTDAIMDFDGLIAAQTSLGTAAVIVMNKSTDVIKAISRLIDFYKHESCGQCTPCREGIGWMKKIMDRFVTGNADPSEIDMLWEISKQIEGHTICALGDGAAWPVQGLIRHFRPEIEARMKQYAARASN
- the LOC142225458 gene encoding uncharacterized protein LOC142225458, with protein sequence MKFPLSFVLTLLTFCGLFFAVDAAKRYKFVAAKCMEYNSNHQVDGPLKICTFPPKHTISDDEINAVIQHIKTLKLD